The sequence tatatgtaatatttttaaaagaaatataaaaattttggactaatgtatttttgataaatcgtATAAACTTCCTCAGTAAAAGTGAACGCAAACTGAGGAATCTCAAGATAGCTACAAACGCTACTTagttaattcataaaaaatatattattactctTTACttcgtttaatttaaaaaaaacaaacgcAAAAATGGATGTAGATCAAAGGATAAAAGATATGGAACGAGAGTATCTGGATTTCTTGGATGATGCTGTGagtggtttttatttatatttaaaatttagagtcataacaaaaatataaccccattttttaattccattatCTAGGAAGATCAAGggatttattcaaatttagtgAAGAACATGattgaggaaaataaatatcggCTTTATGTCAATATAAATGATTTGAGACGGAAAAATCCTCAGCGAGCTCTCAAGTAATTAAACTTATGCAACAAGTGGCTTTGACCTTgaattcttatattttatatcaacgTCCTCAGTAAAAAAAACCGATCCTGAAGTTGATGGACagtcaacaatttttgaattatttttcaatacatcaattacaaaaaaaaagaaaaaaaaaatatacacacatatagaaaattgaaaaaactataagtgcaattttttaaaatatttcttttttcaataattaatcattttgaaaaaacatctaaaattattagacgttgactaacttcagtatcattaacaaaatcaaatttagaaattttttactgcaggcatcgatttttatattttatttgttaaatataaattataattaaattattttgcttcCAGTTTACTTGAGAATTCATTTGAAGAACAAATGGCTTTCCAAAATGCATTAAAACAATTCGTTTCTACATTGGACACTGACTATGCTAAAGGaaatgttgatttttttattggattcGAAGGAAGTTTTGGTAATCGTCATGTTACACCAAGAACGTTGATATCTAGATTCTTGTCCAATCTTGTGTGTGTTGAAGGAATTGTTACAAAATGTAATACATTTAATtgtcatataaattattcagttGAGTTTACATTCACGATATTAATTATCGATTGTTGTACCATAGGTTCATTGGTAAGACCTAAAATAGTCAGGAGTGTCCACTACTGTAGCGCTACCAAGAGTGTAATGGAGCGAGCGTACACGGATTTGACATCATATGACGCTTTTCCTGGATCAGCTGTTTATCCTACTGCTgtatgtaatatttatatgtgttATTTATGAAACAATGAACTGGTAGTTAATTTATGACACATTGTTTGTTAATAACGACAGGATGCTGATGGTAATCCATTGGAAACAGAGTTTGGTTTGTCAACTTACAAAGACCATCAGACTATTTCAATTCAAGAGATGCCTGAGAAGGCACCAGCTGGACAATTGCCACGAAGTGTTGATATTGTTTGTGATAATGATTTAGTTGATTTATGTAAGCCAGGAGACAGAGTCCAGGTTGTTGGTAACTATCGTTGTCTTCCAGGAAAACAAAATGGATATACCAATGGTACttttaggtaaaaaaaaaatctttaagttttaaaaattaatatttattaaatgaatagtaaaatattgattataaaattttaattacagaacTATTTTGATTGCTAATAATATCACTCAATTGAGTAAAGAAGCGACACTTTCAATATCACACGACGACGTGGCcatgtgtaaaaaattagcaaagCATAATCCACGTAAAGATATATTCGAATTACTCAGTAGATCACTGGCTCCTTCAATCCACGGTCACGAGTACATAAAGAAAGCAATTCTCTGTTTACTTCTCGGTGGTGTAGAGAAGATTCTTCCAAATGGAACACGACTTAGAGgagacataaatattttactgatCGGTGATCCATCGGTAGCCAAATCTCAGCTACTGCGTTACGTTCTCTGTACAGCGCCACGAGCCATCCCAACAACAGGTCGAGGATCATCAGGTGTAGGTTTGACTGCAGCTGTCACATCTGACCAGGAAACCGGTGAAAGAAGACTCGAAGCCGGTGCTATGGTGCTCGCTGATCGAGGAGTGATTTGTATTGATGAGTTCGATAAGATGTCTGACATTGACAGGACAGCCATTCATGAAGTTATGGAACAAGGAAGAGTTACAATAGCCAAGGCTGGTATTCACGCGAGTTTGAATGCCCGCTGCTCCGTTTTAGCTGCTGCTAATCCAGTATACGGAAGATACGATCAGTACAAAACGCCGATGGAGAATATAGGGCTTCAAGATTCATTGCTATCGCGTTTTGATTTGCTGTTCGTTATTTTGGATATCGTTGACTCGGAGCAGGATAACATCATCAGTGATCATGTTGTCAGAATGCACAGATACCGCAATCCAAATGAACAAGACGGCGAAGCTTTGCCTTTAAATAGCAACCTTGAGATACTGAGTACGAAAAATCCTGACGCTGTTGATGCTGAAGAGACTGAGAGTCCAGTCTACGAAAAGTATGACCCCCTATTACATGGAAAGTCCCGTTCTAAAACTGATCAAATActcagtattaaatttatgcgTAAATATATTCACATTGCCAAGTGTATGAAGCCCAAGTTGACTGAGGAAGCGAGCAAGACAATTGCCGACGAGTACTCACGTCTTCGATCAGAAGACATGGTCGAGTCAGATGTAGCGAGGACTCAGCCGATAACAGCACGTACTCTAGAGACATTAATTCGTTTATCAACAGCTCATGCTAAGGCGCGTCTATCTAAAAACGTCACCGTTGACGATGCGAATGCTGCTATCGAACTAGTCCAGTTCGCTTACTTCAAACGAGTGctagagaaagagaaaaagaaacGCAGAAGACGCGAAAGTGAGATGAGTGCTGACGGTGATACTGAAGAAGAGCCCAGGCAAACGAAACGCAGCAGAAAAGAACGCGCCGCTCCCGGTGAACCTGGACACGATCCTTACGAATACGACAGCGACGACGATTCTCACGTTGACGAAGCGGTCAGAAAAGTAACGCGCTCTCAAACTGCCACCCAGGAAACTCCCATCCTAGAAGAAAATGAGACACCTGTTGCTGCTGAAGAAGACACAGAACCAGCAGTTATTACTGATGGTCGACTCCAATCATTCCAGAGCTTACTCCATAAATTATTCCAACAGCAACGCTCGCAAACTCTTGCTCTCGACAAAGTAAAAGAGTTTGTTAATAACAATCAAAGTCCCGAGTTCACTGCCGGAGAAATAAAAGCTGCTTTACACAAAATGactgaaaataatcaaataatgcTTGCAGATGACCAAGTctttcttatttaatttaattctttttttttttaatgaattttttacttgttcTCTCTcaatcaaatattataattaacatgTATTGTAATTGTATTAAGAAACGCCtagattttaaagttaattcaacttaccaataaaaaatttttataaaatttttaataaacaattttcagtttatttttgCATCCTCCTCCTAATTTGTttgatttattcaatattcaaatttaccgcCAAATTCTTTACTCTCGACGACagcgaattttttttgtgcatcAATATGACAGCTACCATGTATACTACGGAAGACAAATGAACGTTTCCATGTACTCTCACTCACTTGTGCACTTTGTTTGCAGGAAAAAAGCAGCATCTGCGTTTAGTTGAAATTGTAATCCAAGCAGGCCGAGTACTCAGTAGTAAACTAGCGTCATATCAGCGTTGCATCGAGTATCGAGTGAATGATTCGGAGTTCAGCAGACATTATAGCAtattacgataatttttttttcatacatcgCCGGCTGTATGTAACTCGATGGTTATACCCAGCAAGTTCTCAGTGTACcatcattgatttttttaatccacatgcacttaaatatttaaatatttaaaacataaaaatcaaACAATTGTACATTGGCGAGTAAATTATCTAgggttatatattttaaaattcgtcaTAGTTGTGGGTAGCTTATAATACTTTTCATCgtgtatttaaattgaatctaTATACTAACCATCTAAATAGAGAATCATATTCTAGTGACGATAGACAAGCTGCATTTTAAaacttgaatatatttattttattttatttttgttttatcaactGCTAGatagttgataaattatttcatcaaaatGGGTAagatctttttaaataattaatgttactCTCAAAGTACATTGtaacttgaatttttgaacATGTACTTCATTTGCGTGTtctagaaaatatatatttaatttaatttatgcaaTTTTCTTATCATGTACTTCtacttattattatgatattcatttagttttattatttatctatttttttttatgaatatgcGATTAATTGTAATAGTAAAATCAGCAGAcaactgaaattttattatttttaaatatgaattttttttttaatgtaatttgtttataaaaattaaaaattttatgatactgcAATTAGacgatgtctaataatttttgaatttttttataaacgataaattaaaaaaaaatatttcaaaaaaatgtgcgtatagttttttaaatcttctaCATGTgcgtatttttagttttttgtttttttatctaaatttaaaaaaaaaattcaaaaatttttaattgtttgctaacttcaggatcataaattttatgatggCTGCCATTTTCAGAGTCATGATTGTTtgcttatatttaattattgtttttaattattatagagGATGCAGATACAATAGTTATAGATGATactaatatgaaaatattagatgATTGTATAagtgaagaagaagaagaggaagaagtAATAGCattgaatgataataatgGGGAAGGAGGCGGAGATGGAGATGATAATGATAAGGAAggtgatgataaaaatgagaATAAGGACAAAGATAATGAAAAGGAGCAAAACGATGACAAGGATGATGGAGAATCTAGTAAGGAAGTTGAATTAATTGAGAAGAATGAGAAAACTGATGACAATGAAAAGGAAAAAGacaaagaagaagaagatgatgATGCTCCGGTGATAGTTATGGATGTGCAGGAAAAAATTCAGTCCGACTGCGAAGACGATGACGACGAAATTGATTTTACCGCTGATATAAATCTTGATCAACTGAGTGAACTTGATGGTATGCGTAATCCTACGCAATtggaaaatattgataaagaaaatgatgGCTCAGATATTGTTATCCTTAAAGATTCACGTCCGAGTCCTAAGAAACCTGAAGAAAAAACTGGTCCTGAGTGGTATGAAACTAAGgtaatatttagttattgaTTGATTAAGTTCACATATCgaattgatgattttattttttcagctcAATGAGAAAATGTCGACAGCCAAAGAACGTCTGTCAAAACTgtcaaaagttttaaaaaattcttatgacTGCTACAAAGATTATTTAGAAAGAATTGAAGTCGCTGCTGGATCACCAGTATGTCGATTAGTTGACCCATGGCGTTGCCCTTTAGATCGTCCTCATATTAATCGATGGAAGTTTGCTTGTGAGTGATGAAAAACCAAtactcttattatttaattacttctaGACTGTAAGTTATAAATCATGAGACCTTTTGTTTGTAAATACGAAGTTAGTCtgatagattttaaatatttaatcgaaCTACTCTCAGTTTTATTCAACTCGCGCCACTGGATTTAAAAGCTGGAGAGAAAACATTTCAAATGTTTCTCTAGTTTGCCATTTAATCTGAAAaatcaaagtaattaaattaataacataaatgttaacataattattactttgacttttaattgaaactattGAGTCAACATACGTAAGTTTGTTGGTCTAATATTAGTATGTGGCAACACGTGATTATTtcacaattttaaattgatacaTATATACCAGATAAAAgtgtgtttatttatttttacacgcTGTATCTCATTAAGTATATATGTGAGTAGTCCATTTAAACTCCCTagtgattatatatatgtgcacatatatatacacatatgtagtccatcaacagcagcaacagaTGCTGTTTTCTGATACtaggacaaaaaaatattggtaGTACTTTGATAAATTCTACGCaagtagaattttttaaatcaaaatgcaatcaagttattaattaaaaaaaaaaaataacaataataattgcgATAAGCGTTTAAAAAAGCGAGACGTTGATAAACGTTCAACTGctagagtataaaaaaaatgaa comes from Microplitis demolitor isolate Queensland-Clemson2020A chromosome 8, iyMicDemo2.1a, whole genome shotgun sequence and encodes:
- the LOC103578871 gene encoding DNA replication licensing factor Mcm3 is translated as MDVDQRIKDMEREYLDFLDDAEDQGIYSNLVKNMIEENKYRLYVNINDLRRKNPQRALNLLENSFEEQMAFQNALKQFVSTLDTDYAKGNVDFFIGFEGSFGNRHVTPRTLISRFLSNLVCVEGIVTKCSLVRPKIVRSVHYCSATKSVMERAYTDLTSYDAFPGSAVYPTADADGNPLETEFGLSTYKDHQTISIQEMPEKAPAGQLPRSVDIVCDNDLVDLCKPGDRVQVVGNYRCLPGKQNGYTNGTFRTILIANNITQLSKEATLSISHDDVAMCKKLAKHNPRKDIFELLSRSLAPSIHGHEYIKKAILCLLLGGVEKILPNGTRLRGDINILLIGDPSVAKSQLLRYVLCTAPRAIPTTGRGSSGVGLTAAVTSDQETGERRLEAGAMVLADRGVICIDEFDKMSDIDRTAIHEVMEQGRVTIAKAGIHASLNARCSVLAAANPVYGRYDQYKTPMENIGLQDSLLSRFDLLFVILDIVDSEQDNIISDHVVRMHRYRNPNEQDGEALPLNSNLEILSTKNPDAVDAEETESPVYEKYDPLLHGKSRSKTDQILSIKFMRKYIHIAKCMKPKLTEEASKTIADEYSRLRSEDMVESDVARTQPITARTLETLIRLSTAHAKARLSKNVTVDDANAAIELVQFAYFKRVLEKEKKKRRRRESEMSADGDTEEEPRQTKRSRKERAAPGEPGHDPYEYDSDDDSHVDEAVRKVTRSQTATQETPILEENETPVAAEEDTEPAVITDGRLQSFQSLLHKLFQQQRSQTLALDKVKEFVNNNQSPEFTAGEIKAALHKMTENNQIMLADDQVFLI